TGGCCATTGCGGATTACGCGACCCTGTTCAGCGTCTATCTGGAAGGTGAGCGGCCCAAGGCCGGCGGCTGGCCGAATGCGGACATCTCGGTACACCTGTCGCGGATGCCGGAGAGCGACTGGATCGGTATCCAGCCACGGTCGGGCTGGTATCCCAACGGCTCGGGGCTGACGGAAGCTGCGATCTACGACACCAGGGGCTGGATCGGCCGGTCGTGCCAGAGCGCCGTGCTGCTGCCGGTACCGGAGGGTGCCGAGTAGCCTGCCTATCGCACTACGGGGGGGAAGGGGGCCTCGGGATCGCCGCCTTCCTCCTTCACGGCCTTGCGGTAGGCCTTCGGTGACTTGTAGGCGCCGTGGGGTTTGAAGTCCGACGGGACGGCCGGAATGATCCGGCCCTTGGTCTTCGGCAGGATCTTGTAGAGCTTGCCGTCGCGGCCGATCAGCGGCAGCGGGTCGCCCCGGCGGGAGAAGACCCGCCGCATGGAGGCCGACTCGTCGATGAAGGCCTCAAGTTCGTCCTCGTCCTTTTCGAACAGCAGCTCATAGGCGGACAGGAATTCCCTGACGAATTCGGTGTCCACGCAGGCGAGGTTGGACAAGACCCAGCACCGGTCCTCGAAGGACCAGTAATAGCCGAGGCCGACCAGCTCGCGCTGCTTGTTGAAATAGGGGAAGAAAGGGAAAGCCCGGCAGGCCAGGGTGCGGTTGTCGCGCTCGCAATAAGCGGCGCCCTTGCACTCGATCGCCTTGCAGCTCTCATGCAGCTCGTCGACGATTTCCCGGCTTGTCTTGTCGAAGGGCTTGAAGCTGCGCCAGAGATCCGTGCGGCCCTTCAAAAGCTTCCACTCGGATTTCTGCACGATGGGGATTGCATGGCCCGTGGTGCAGCAGACCGGCTCGCCGCCATTCAGCGGCGCGCAGTACCAGCCGCAGTCATGGCGCTGGGCGATCGACGCCCCGAAGCGGCGATAGATTTCAGCGAAGTCCTTCGCCTTGGCGGTCATGCAAGGTCACCTTTTCCCTGAGCGATCCGATTCGCCTGCGACTATAGCGCGGCTCAGGCGGACTGTGCGGCGAGCCATTGCTGAAAGGTGAGGATGGTCCACAGGTCCAGCGCCCGGTTGCGGCCGCGCAGATGGGCGGCCCAGGCGGCGCGGATCGGGGCCGGGTCGATCAGGCCGGTCCGGGCGAGGGCCTGCGGGGATAACAGGGCCTCGGCCCAGTCGCGCAGCTCGCCGCGCAGCCAGTCGGGCAGCGGCTGGTAGAAGCCCATCTTGGGCCGCTCGAAGAGATGCTCCGGCACGTGGCGTGCCAGGGTGCGGCGCAACAAATATTTCCCGCTTATGTTTGGATATGTAGATATTTCCGGAAATTGTGCAAATGCGAAACGGGCGATTGCATGGTCGAGCAGCGGCGCCCGGACCTCGAGGCTCGCACCCATGGAGGCGCGGTCCATCTTTACCTGCAGGTCATCCGGCAGATAGGTCATGGTGTCCTGCACCATGAAGCGCGCCTCGGGCGCCAGGGGAGAGGCGGGCCATGGCGGTTCGTCATAGGCTGCTGTGGGCATGTCCCACCGCCAGCGGCTGACATGGGGCAGGTAGGCATCGTCCGGACCCTGAATACCTGCGCGGGCCAGCGCCTTGCGGCCCGGCATGCCGGGGACGCGGGCCAGGGTGCCCGCCGCGCGGCGCAGCCACTGAGGCCGGCCCGCAGCACGGCGCCAGTCTTCGGCGGCAGCGCGGTAGCGGCCATAGCCGCCGAAGAACTCATCGCCGCCATCACCCGACAGGGCCACGGTGACATGCGCCCGCGTCTTGCGGCTCAGCACCATGCTGGGCAGGGCCGAGGGGTCTGCGAAGGGTTCATCATAGGTCGCCGGCAGGTCCGGAAGCAGGTCGCGCGCGTCTTTATCGGTCACCGGCATTTCATGATGGTCCGTGCCCAGATGGGCGGCCACGTCGCGGGCGTAGGGGGCTTCGTCGTGGGCGCTGTCCGGGAAGGCGATGGTGAAGGTCTTGACGCGGTGACCCGCAGCGCGCGCGGCATGGGCTGCGACCGTCGAGCTGTCGATGCCGCCGGACAGGAAGACGCCCACCGGCACATCCGCATGCAGCCGCCGCGTAACGGAGCGGGCGATGAGGGCGTCGAGTTCATCAACGGCCGCTTCAATGGGCCGGGTGCCGCCTTCGGGCTGCAGACTTTCGGCTTCCTCCAGCGGGTCGAAATAGGTCTTCAGCGCCAGCGCGCGACCACGGCCGGGGCGGAGCTCGCCCCAATGGCCGGGCGGCAGCTTGGCCATGCCCTCCTGAATGGTCAGCGGCGCGGGCACATAGCTACGGGTCAGGAAGGCGGAGACGGCCGTGGCGGACAGCTTTGTTTCCCATGCGGGGTGCGGCCGCAGGGCTGCCAGGGTGGAGCCGAACAGGAACACGCCCTGCTGCCAGCCATAGACCAGCGGTTTTTCGCCGAACCGGTCGCGCGCCAGGAACAGCGTACGGGTTTCCCGGTCCCACAGGGCGAACGCGAACATGCCGTCCAGCAGCGGCAGCGTTTCGGCAACGCCCCAGCGGGCGAGGGCTGCCAGCAGGATTTCCGTGTCGGAATGGCCGCGCCAGGCAATGTCGCCTGTCTGTTCCAGGCGCGCCCTGATGTCCGGGGCGTTGTAGATTTCACCGTTATAGACGAGCTGGAACCGCCCATCCGCGCTGGTCATCGGCTGGTTGCCAGCCGGCGATAGGTCGAGGATGGAAAGCCGCCGGAACCCAAGACCGATCCCCGCCTCCGCATCGTGCCACTGGCCCGCATGGTTCGGTCCCCGCGGCGCGATGGCGTCGGTCATCGCGGTCAGCAGGCCGGGCCAGTGCGTCGGATTGGTGCGGTGGTCCGGATCCAGAAAGCCTGCAAAGCCACACATGGCGTCAGATCTTCGGCCGACTCTTGAAGACCAGCGGCAGGGACTTGATCCAGCGGCTGAAATTGGGATGCGCTTTCTTGGCGAGCGCCCGGTACTTGTCCGGATGCACCATGTCCATCACCTCGTGGCCCATCAGGTCCCGCGCCGCCTTGAGCGCGGGATAGTCTCCGAGCCGCGCCTCATCCACGTAGAGGACTAGGTTCTGCTTGTACCACCAGGTGACGTCCTGGTTGTTCCACACCCGCGTGCGGATCGCGTCCACCGGCACATAGCCGTTGGCTGCGAAGTGGCGGGCCCAATAGGAGGGCCATTGCTCGTTGATGTGGTTAGGGCCTTCCTGCAGGGGGATGGCGGCGGAGAACAGCACCACGGGTGCGGCCTTCGTCAGCTCCCGGACGAAGCTCTCAGCCCGGCTCTCCGGCAGGTGCTCGGCGACTTCGAGCGAGATCGCCAGGTCATATCCATCGCCCGTATCGATCGGGGCAAACAGATCCGTCCGGCGGAAATGGTCCTGGGGAATGCGCAGGACGGCAAGGTCGAGCCACTCGCCGTCGAGCCCGCAGATTGTCCCGGCGCCGCATGCCTTGAAGGCCGCCAGCCACGAGCCGTCCCCGCAGCCGATATCAATCACCTTGTCCGGCCGTACCATGTCGAACACCATCGGTGCGATCACCGAGGCGGAGGGGCCCGCCGTGTTGACGAGGTCCGCATAGAAATTGTCGTCATAGTTGATGTCGGCGGTGGACATGACGGGACGTGCCTTCAACGCATTTGTCGAGTTGGGGCGGTGAGACCGGGCCGGTCAATGCCGCTTAATGGTCATACACCGCTTCACAGGTCCGGATAAAGCGCACAGGGTCACGCCACAGCCCCAATGATCCGCGCAGATAGTGGCGGTACCATGCGCTTGTCAGCCCGGCGCCGCGTTCGCGGCGCGCATAGCGCCAGGCCCGCGCAGCGTTGCGGCGGCAGGCAAACCGGATGAGGGCCGGGTCAAGGTCGGGGTAGTCGGCAACGAACAGGCGCACCGCCTTGGTGACGCGCTGGAGCTGCCTTCCCTGATTGTTCGACAGCCGGTTGACGCTGTCATCCAGCAGATAGGCCAGTGTCTGGTCCAGGTGCAGGAAGCTGCCATGGCGGGCCAGCCGCATGGTCAGGGAATATTCCTGGCTGAACACCACCCGTTCATCGCAGCCGCCGCATGCGCGGGCAATTTCTGTGCGGGTCATGAACTGGGTGGGGTTGAACAGCGAATTGCGGATGGCCGGTGCCAGGGGGGCCGCTGTTACCGTGATGGCAGGAGAGGCCGGTGCCGGTGACAGGTCCGGCTCAGCGCCCGGCGGAAAGAACGCGCGGTCGCCATAGGCGACGATGGCGACCGGTGCGTCGCGCAGGGCGGTCAGCAGGTTCACCGTGGCGTCGCGGGTCAAAAGGTCATCGGCATCGACGAATTTGAGAAACGGCATGCGGGCCGCGGAGATGCCGGTATTGGTCGCCGCTGCGGAGCCTGCGTTCTCCTGGCAGATGATCTGCACATTGTTCCAGCCCGCCGTGCCGGCGCGGACCACGTCGAGGCTGTCGTCGGTCGACCCGTCATCCACGAAGATGAATTCGCGCGGGAAGTCGCCCTGCTGCGCGGCCATGGCGTCCAGCACGGGCGGCAGGACGCGCGCCTTGTTGTAGACCGGCACGACGAAGCTGACGCCGTTTTCAGGCGCAGGGTCCGGGGTGCCCGGCACGGGGTGCGGGCCGGGAAGGGGGGCAGGGCCGGGTGATGTCATGTGGTGTGCGGTCAGTAATCCAGGCAGCGGTTCAGCTTCTTCTGATTACCATTATAGCGCTGCCAGCAGCCATCCCTCAGGGCATCACGCCAGTGGGCTTCGCCCTTCAGGCAGGAATAGCGCTTGCGCTCATTGCCGGCATAGCGCTGCCAGCACCCGTCCTTGAGGGCGTTCTGCTGGATGTCGCTGAGCCCGCCAAGGCTGCTGCCTGAGCCACCCGAATTGCCGCCGAAGAAACCGCTGCCGCCGGAATAATTGCTGATGCCGCCGGAGCGGTAGCTGTCGAGGCAGCGATAGTAGCGATTGCCGCCGCCGCCATAGAGGCGGTTGCAGCCATCCGCATGGGCGGACCGGGAATAGTGGTTGCCGCGCATGCAGGCGTCGTAGTCATTCGAAAAACGCGGGAAGCGGGCGTCGCAGCCGGTCTCCAGCGCCTTGTCAAACAGGCGACCGTCAGTCTGGCCGTAGGAATTGCCGTAATTGTCTGAATGGCCCTGATAGCCGCTGTTGCCACCATAGCCTCCATAGAGATTGGAGGTATCAAGGCAGCGGTCGAGCTTGGAGCCGTTGCCGGAATAGCGTTGATGGCAGCCGTCCCTGAGAGCGTTCTGCCAATAGGCCTGGCCCTGGAGGCAGGCATTGCGCTTGCGGTCATTGCCGGCATAGCGCTTCCAGCAGCCGTCGGTCAGGGCATTGCGCTGCACATCGTTCATGCGCGACAGGGCGTCACCGCCATATTGCGCTGCTGCCGGGCTGAGAGGCACAAGGCTCAAAACGCCGAGTGCCCAGGCCATGGCCAGTGTCTTCATCAAGATGCGCATCGGTTCCATCCCCCGAGTGACTGATGTGCAGGTCTTATGCCTACACCCAAAAGCTAGCTGGGCCTAGATGACAGGCCGATGAACGGCGGCCGTCGCCCCGATAACCGGGGCGCAGGGGCAACAAAAAAGGCCCCGGCGAATGCCGGGGCCTTTGCGTTCCTGGTGTTGCACCTGCCGCTAGTGGGCGGGGCGTTCGTCCAGCGACGTCACCTGGCGCTGCTCTTCGCCCACATAGGCGGAGAGCGGGCGGATCAGCTTGTTGTCGGCCACCTGCTCCATGATGTGCGCCGTCCAGCCGGTGATACGGCTCATCACGAAGAGCGGGGTGAACATCGGGATGTCGAAGCCCATCAGGTAGTAGGCCGGGCCCGCCGGGAAATCGAGGTTCGGGTAGATGCCCTTGTCGTCGACCATGGTCTTTTCCAGGTTCTTCGACATCTCGACCCACTTCTGGCCGCCCTTGATCTCGGCCATCTTGTAATAGGCCTCGGTCATGGTCGGCACGCGGCTGTCGCCGTTCTTGTAAACGCGGTGGCCGAAGCCCATGACCTTGCGCTTGTTGGCGAGCGCGTCGCGCAGCCACTGGGCGGCCTTCGCCGGGTCATCGATCTCGATCATCATATGCATCACGGCCTCGTTGGCGCCGCCGTGCAGCGGGCCCTTGAGGGCGCCGATGGCACCGGTCACGGCGGAGTAGATGTCCGACGTGGTGGAGGTGATGACGCGGGCAGCGAAGGTCGAGGCGTTGAAGGAGTGCTCGGCGTAGAGGATCATCGAGATGTCGAAGCAGTCGATGACTTCCTTGGCCGGCACTTCGCCGAAGCACATGTTGAAGAAGTTCTCGGAGAAGCCGAGATCCTTGCTCGGCGCAATCGGTTCCTTGCCGTTGCGGATGCGGTAGTCCGCAGCGATGCAGGTCGGGATGCGGGCCAGCATCTTGATCGACTTTTCAAGATTGCTTTCCGGGCTCTCATCCGCGGTGGTGGGGTCTTCCTGGCCGAGGAAGCTCACAGCCGTGCGGATCGTGTCCATCGGATGGGCATTCTTGTTGAAGCGGCGGATCACTTCGATCGCGTCGTCGGAAATGGCGCGGAAGCCGATTTCCTGCTCAACGAGCTCGGCCAGCTGTGCCTTGTTCGGCAGTTCACCGTGCCACAGCAGATAGGCCGTCTGCATGAAGTCGGCCTTCTTGCAGAGGTCCTGCACGGCATAGCCGCGATAGGTGAGGGAGTTGGTTTCCTGCATCACCTTGGACACGGCTGTGGTGTCGGTGACGACGCCTGCCAGGCCGTATTTGATTTCTTCGGCGGGTACTTCGCTCATTGGTATTCACCTTCCTGTTGCCGGCGATGACGGTGCGCCGCAAAGCCGGTAAGCGGTGTTCGACTGGGTCAGACCTTGAAGTTGAAGATCGAGGTGTCGAACTTGTTGTACTCTTCGTAATTGAGAAGCTCATAGAGCCGGGCGCGGGTCTGCATCTGCGGGACCACGCCTTCCTGGGTGCCCTCGTCGCGAATGCGCTCGAACGCGCTTTCAACGGCGCCCATGGCGATGCGCAGGGACGTCACCGGGTAGATGACGATGTTGATGCCCAAATCCTGCATCTGCTTGGTGGTCAGCAGGTCCGATTTACCGAACTCGGTCATGTTGGCGAGGATGGGAACGTCCACGCCCTTGCGGAAGGCTTCGAAGTCGCTTTCGTCCTTCATGGCTTCCGGGAAGATCGCGTCGGCGCCGGCATCCACATAGGCCTTGGCGCGGTCGATGGCTGCGTCGAGGCCTTCAATGCCGCGGGCATCGGTCCGGGCCATGATGGTGAAGTTCTCGTCCTGGCGTGCCTCAACGGCAGCCTTGATGCGGCGGACCATCACGTCCACGGGCACCACGTCCTTGTTGTCGAGATGGCCGCAGCGCTTCGGGTTCACCTGGTCTTCCAGGTGGAAGGCGGCGAGGCCCTGGTTCTCCATTTCCACCATGGTGCGGTAGGCCGACATGGGTTCACCGAAGCCGGTGTCCACGTCGATCATGCAGGGCAGGTTGGTGGAGCGGGCAATCTGGTGGCCGCGGGTGGCCACTTCGGTCAGCGTTGTCAGGCCGATATCGGGCAGGCCGAGATCGGCGGAGAGGACGGCGCCGGAAATGTAGATGGCGTCGAAGCCCTGCTCCTCAAGCAGCCGGGCCACAAGCGGCGAGAAGGCCCCGGGGACGCGTTGAAGCGTCCCCGAGTTGATCCCGTCCTTGAAGGCCTTGCGCTTTTCAGCGGCGGTCTTCGTGACATTCAGCATTAAAAGATGCCCTTCTTGTCGGCGAGGCGCTTCACCTTGCCGGCCGGCACCTGGACGTTGAGCTGGTTCAGCTCATCAGCCTTCAGCTTCGGCAGGCGCTCGGCGGTTTCAATGAAGCGCTCGGCTTCGTTCTGGGTGATGATGCCGTCGGTCAGCGTCATGAACTTGTTGATGTAGTTCTCACGCTCGAACGGACGGGCGCCCAGCGGGTGCGCGTTGGCGACGGCCATTTCGTCTTCCATCTGCGAGCCGTCCTTGAACCTGATCTCCACGCGGGCACCGAAGGCCTTCACCTTCGGGTTGCGCGAGTGGTAGCGCTCGGTCCACTTGGGATCTTCGACGGTGCGGATCTTGTGCCACAGGCGCACGGTGTCCTTGCGGGCCGCGCGGCGCGGGGCGTAGGACTTCACGTGGTGCCAGGAGCCGTCCTGCAGGGCGACGGCGAAGATGTACATGATCGAATGGTCCAGCGTTTCGCGGCTGGCATTCGGGTCCATCTTCTGCGGGTCGTTGGCGCCGGTGCCGATCACGTAGTGGGTGTGATGCGACGTGTGGATCACGATTTCCTCGATGTCATCGAAGTTGTCGATTTCCGCACCCATCTTGAACGCAAGGTCGATCAGGGCCTGGCTCTGATACTCGGCCGAGTGTTCCTTGGTGTAGGTGTCGAGGATGGCGCGCTTGGGTTCGCCTGCGCCCGGCAGCGGCACGGTGTATTCCGCATCCGGACCATCGAGGATCCAGGCAACGACACTGTCTTCGCCTTCATAGATCGGCGACGGTGCGCCTTCGCCGCGCATGCAGCGGTCAACGGCCTCGATCGCCAGCTTGCCGGCGTGGGCCGGAGCAAAGGCCTTCCAGGACGAGATTTCGCCCTTGCGCGACTGGCGGGTGGAGACGGTGGTGTGCAGGGCCTGCTGGATCGACTGGTAGATCACTTCGGTCGGCAGCTTGAGCATGGCGCCGATGCCGCCTGCGGCCGACGGGCCGAGATGGGCGATGTGGTCGATCTTGTGCTCGTGCAGGCAGATACCGGTCACGAGGTCGACCTGCAGCTCATAACCTGCCGCAAGGCCGCGGATGAGGTTCTTGCCGGTCTGGCCGGTCTGCTGGGCGACGGCGAGGATCGGCGGGATGTTGTCGCCGGGGTGGGAGTAGTCAGCGGCGAGATAGGTGTCATGGAAGTCCAGCTCGCGGACGGCGGTGCCGTTGGCCCATGCGGCCCATTCGGCGCAGTAGGTCTGGTTGCTGGGCATGCCGAACACGGTGGCGCCGCCCTTGCGCGGATGCGCCAGCGCCTGAACGCGGGCGGTGGCCGGTGCGTGGCGGTTGACCGAGGCAATGGCGACGGAGGCGTTGTCGATGATGCGGTTGATGATCATCGCCTCGACGTCTTTTTCCACCGGCACTTTGTCGGCGCAGACTTCAGCCATCTTCCAGGCGAGCTGCTTCTCGCGCGGGAGATGCTTCTTTGACGGGTAAACGCGGACCTTGTGCTTCTTCATGTGCGGATGTCTCTCGATCGAAATGTTGCGTTGGCATTTTTGCGGAGGCAGTGCCGACTGTCTGGCCAGTCCGCCCCTCATTCATCGGGCATGCGCCTGAGGAAATGCGTGCACACATTACGCGCGCGCCCAATTTGGGCGCCACTTTGGCTTTTTCGCCTTGTGAGTCAACTGTCTAGGCGGCGATTTGCGCAGGCCGCGGAGACGCGAAACCCGGCTGACGTAGCGGCAGCTTGGCCGTCAGCCGGGCTCGGTTTTTCATCGGCGCACAAATGTTGTGCGCAGGCCGCTCAGAACGAAACGGACGTGCCGATATAGGCGGTTCTCGGTTCGCCCGGGAAATAGCGGAAACTTCCGAAGGCGAAGTCGGCGCGCTCGGCGAATTCGACATTGCCGAGATTCATGATGCGACCGGTGATCTCCAGATTGTCGGTCACCTGGTAGCGGGCGCGCAGGTTCAGCACCTGATGGCCGTCATACTCGTTGATGTTCGCCGCATCGACGAAGTACTCGTCCACATAGACATATTCGAGTTCCGCCCGTGCCCGGTCATCAAGCGACCAGCCGAGCCGGGCATTGCCGGTCCAGCGCGGGGCGGTATCGATGTCGGTGCCGGAGCGGATCGCCTCGGTCTGCTGCGCGGGGCTGGTGATTGGCCGGTCGAACTCATACTGGTGAACGGCGTAGGCGCCACTGACCCCGAGATCGAACCCGAAGGGCAGCTCTGCAAAGGCATCCAGCTCGATGCCGCGATGGGAGGTTTCCCCGTCGGTGACGTTGAAGCCGTCCGCGTCACGGAAGAAGAAATTGTCCTTCTCCGCATAGAACGCCGCCAGCGAAGCGGTGACCGGGCCGATGGTGGCGCGGGTGCCGATCTCGATGCTGTCCAGGGTCTCGGACTCAACGTCGCCGACGGCCTGGTTGACCTGCAGGCGATACAGGTCCGTCACCTGCGGCGCCCGGGCGGCGCGGGCGAGGTTGGCATAGATCTCAACGTCATCGCTGAGCGCCTGCACGACGCCGAGCTTGGGGGTCACGTTGAAGAAGTCGTCGGTGCGGTCGGCAGGGCGCTGGAAACGGCCGACGGTGTTGGATGCCGTCTTGTTGTCATAGTCATACCGCGTCCAGTCGAAGCGCACCCCGGTGGTGACGCGGGTGGTGGGCGTCACCTGCCATTCGGCATGCACATAAGGCGCCACAACGATCTGCGTTGCCTCAAAGTCGTAGTGGATGCCCTGCGGGAAGCTGCCGAAGGTCGGGCGCGCCTGTGTCTCCTTCAGGTAGCCGTCGGTGTATTCGAGGTCGAGACCTGCAACGAGTGTGTGGCCGCCCTCAAGGTCGATATAGAGCGCGGATTGCGCGCCGGCGCTCCAGTGGCCGGTTTCCTCCAGCGACTGGTCCGGCACGAAATGGCGCAGGAACTCCATGTCGTTCACCCGCGCGAAGGGCGTGATGGAGAGCGTCATGCTGTCATTCAGTTCCCGGTCCCATCGCGCGGAGGCCCGCAGGGCCCAGGCGTCGCGGAAGGCTTCCGGGTTGGGGTTCGAGCGCGCAAGGTCACCGTCGCGATAGGCCTCGAAGCCGCGAATGAAGCCGGCAGTCTCCTGGTTCAGGTTCTGGCCGGAGACCAGAAGCTTGATCCGGTCAGGACCGTCATCATGCAGCACGCTGAGGGTTGCCTTCTGCTGACCCACATTGGCGTGCTCACGGAAGCTCGAATCCTCCAACACCGAGACCGAGGCCCGATAGGCCGTCTTGTCCGACAGCGGACCGGTCACGTCCGCTGAACCCTTATCCCTGTGGCCGCCGGTCTCGTAGGACAGGGTGCGTTCCGCGGTGAAGGACGGGTCCGGGGTGATGACATTGATGAGCCCATGCACCGCATTGGAGCCATAGAGTGCGGATCCGGGCCCGCGGACGACTTCGATGCGGTCAGCGGTTTCGAAATGGGCGTCGAACAGGCCGTTCACATTGCCCCAGCCGGTCGCGCGCAGGGGAATGCCGTCTTCGAGATAGAGGAATGACCCCTGGCCGGCTCCACCGGTCAGCACCGGCGACCGGATGGCCGTCAGGTGTTCCTGGCCGTCATTCGAGTGGATGTAGACGCCGGGCAGCCTGTTCAGCAGCTCGGCGGGATTGTCGTGGCTTGAAAGGGTGATCTCGTCGGCTTCAAGCACGGCGGTGTTGCCTGCCAGCTCGCTGGCAGGCTGGGCAATGCGTGTGCCGGTGATGACCACGGGGTCGAGGACAAGCGCGCCTTCCGGTGCGTCCTGGGCCTGGCTTTTCCCCGAGATTGCTGTGACTGCCGTGAGGGCAGTGCAGAGCAGGAGCTTTTTCGTCGTTTTTTTCATGGTGCGGGCACTATAGGCAAAGGCTCGA
The sequence above is drawn from the Pyruvatibacter mobilis genome and encodes:
- a CDS encoding MmgE/PrpD family protein produces the protein MKKHKVRVYPSKKHLPREKQLAWKMAEVCADKVPVEKDVEAMIINRIIDNASVAIASVNRHAPATARVQALAHPRKGGATVFGMPSNQTYCAEWAAWANGTAVRELDFHDTYLAADYSHPGDNIPPILAVAQQTGQTGKNLIRGLAAGYELQVDLVTGICLHEHKIDHIAHLGPSAAGGIGAMLKLPTEVIYQSIQQALHTTVSTRQSRKGEISSWKAFAPAHAGKLAIEAVDRCMRGEGAPSPIYEGEDSVVAWILDGPDAEYTVPLPGAGEPKRAILDTYTKEHSAEYQSQALIDLAFKMGAEIDNFDDIEEIVIHTSHHTHYVIGTGANDPQKMDPNASRETLDHSIMYIFAVALQDGSWHHVKSYAPRRAARKDTVRLWHKIRTVEDPKWTERYHSRNPKVKAFGARVEIRFKDGSQMEDEMAVANAHPLGARPFERENYINKFMTLTDGIITQNEAERFIETAERLPKLKADELNQLNVQVPAGKVKRLADKKGIF
- a CDS encoding glycosyltransferase family 2 protein gives rise to the protein MTSPGPAPLPGPHPVPGTPDPAPENGVSFVVPVYNKARVLPPVLDAMAAQQGDFPREFIFVDDGSTDDSLDVVRAGTAGWNNVQIICQENAGSAAATNTGISAARMPFLKFVDADDLLTRDATVNLLTALRDAPVAIVAYGDRAFFPPGAEPDLSPAPASPAITVTAAPLAPAIRNSLFNPTQFMTRTEIARACGGCDERVVFSQEYSLTMRLARHGSFLHLDQTLAYLLDDSVNRLSNNQGRQLQRVTKAVRLFVADYPDLDPALIRFACRRNAARAWRYARRERGAGLTSAWYRHYLRGSLGLWRDPVRFIRTCEAVYDH
- the asnB gene encoding asparagine synthase (glutamine-hydrolyzing); translated protein: MCGFAGFLDPDHRTNPTHWPGLLTAMTDAIAPRGPNHAGQWHDAEAGIGLGFRRLSILDLSPAGNQPMTSADGRFQLVYNGEIYNAPDIRARLEQTGDIAWRGHSDTEILLAALARWGVAETLPLLDGMFAFALWDRETRTLFLARDRFGEKPLVYGWQQGVFLFGSTLAALRPHPAWETKLSATAVSAFLTRSYVPAPLTIQEGMAKLPPGHWGELRPGRGRALALKTYFDPLEEAESLQPEGGTRPIEAAVDELDALIARSVTRRLHADVPVGVFLSGGIDSSTVAAHAARAAGHRVKTFTIAFPDSAHDEAPYARDVAAHLGTDHHEMPVTDKDARDLLPDLPATYDEPFADPSALPSMVLSRKTRAHVTVALSGDGGDEFFGGYGRYRAAAEDWRRAAGRPQWLRRAAGTLARVPGMPGRKALARAGIQGPDDAYLPHVSRWRWDMPTAAYDEPPWPASPLAPEARFMVQDTMTYLPDDLQVKMDRASMGASLEVRAPLLDHAIARFAFAQFPEISTYPNISGKYLLRRTLARHVPEHLFERPKMGFYQPLPDWLRGELRDWAEALLSPQALARTGLIDPAPIRAAWAAHLRGRNRALDLWTILTFQQWLAAQSA
- a CDS encoding class I SAM-dependent methyltransferase translates to MSTADINYDDNFYADLVNTAGPSASVIAPMVFDMVRPDKVIDIGCGDGSWLAAFKACGAGTICGLDGEWLDLAVLRIPQDHFRRTDLFAPIDTGDGYDLAISLEVAEHLPESRAESFVRELTKAAPVVLFSAAIPLQEGPNHINEQWPSYWARHFAANGYVPVDAIRTRVWNNQDVTWWYKQNLVLYVDEARLGDYPALKAARDLMGHEVMDMVHPDKYRALAKKAHPNFSRWIKSLPLVFKSRPKI
- a CDS encoding TonB-dependent receptor; translation: MKKTTKKLLLCTALTAVTAISGKSQAQDAPEGALVLDPVVITGTRIAQPASELAGNTAVLEADEITLSSHDNPAELLNRLPGVYIHSNDGQEHLTAIRSPVLTGGAGQGSFLYLEDGIPLRATGWGNVNGLFDAHFETADRIEVVRGPGSALYGSNAVHGLINVITPDPSFTAERTLSYETGGHRDKGSADVTGPLSDKTAYRASVSVLEDSSFREHANVGQQKATLSVLHDDGPDRIKLLVSGQNLNQETAGFIRGFEAYRDGDLARSNPNPEAFRDAWALRASARWDRELNDSMTLSITPFARVNDMEFLRHFVPDQSLEETGHWSAGAQSALYIDLEGGHTLVAGLDLEYTDGYLKETQARPTFGSFPQGIHYDFEATQIVVAPYVHAEWQVTPTTRVTTGVRFDWTRYDYDNKTASNTVGRFQRPADRTDDFFNVTPKLGVVQALSDDVEIYANLARAARAPQVTDLYRLQVNQAVGDVESETLDSIEIGTRATIGPVTASLAAFYAEKDNFFFRDADGFNVTDGETSHRGIELDAFAELPFGFDLGVSGAYAVHQYEFDRPITSPAQQTEAIRSGTDIDTAPRWTGNARLGWSLDDRARAELEYVYVDEYFVDAANINEYDGHQVLNLRARYQVTDNLEITGRIMNLGNVEFAERADFAFGSFRYFPGEPRTAYIGTSVSF
- a CDS encoding bifunctional 2-methylcitrate synthase/citrate synthase produces the protein MSEVPAEEIKYGLAGVVTDTTAVSKVMQETNSLTYRGYAVQDLCKKADFMQTAYLLWHGELPNKAQLAELVEQEIGFRAISDDAIEVIRRFNKNAHPMDTIRTAVSFLGQEDPTTADESPESNLEKSIKMLARIPTCIAADYRIRNGKEPIAPSKDLGFSENFFNMCFGEVPAKEVIDCFDISMILYAEHSFNASTFAARVITSTTSDIYSAVTGAIGALKGPLHGGANEAVMHMMIEIDDPAKAAQWLRDALANKRKVMGFGHRVYKNGDSRVPTMTEAYYKMAEIKGGQKWVEMSKNLEKTMVDDKGIYPNLDFPAGPAYYLMGFDIPMFTPLFVMSRITGWTAHIMEQVADNKLIRPLSAYVGEEQRQVTSLDERPAH
- the prpB gene encoding methylisocitrate lyase translates to MLNVTKTAAEKRKAFKDGINSGTLQRVPGAFSPLVARLLEEQGFDAIYISGAVLSADLGLPDIGLTTLTEVATRGHQIARSTNLPCMIDVDTGFGEPMSAYRTMVEMENQGLAAFHLEDQVNPKRCGHLDNKDVVPVDVMVRRIKAAVEARQDENFTIMARTDARGIEGLDAAIDRAKAYVDAGADAIFPEAMKDESDFEAFRKGVDVPILANMTEFGKSDLLTTKQMQDLGINIVIYPVTSLRIAMGAVESAFERIRDEGTQEGVVPQMQTRARLYELLNYEEYNKFDTSIFNFKV